One genomic region from Podarcis raffonei isolate rPodRaf1 chromosome Z, rPodRaf1.pri, whole genome shotgun sequence encodes:
- the UPF3B gene encoding regulator of nonsense transcripts 3B isoform X2: MLLPPPPASRSPPPVPARAAAANGRADLARRGRREASAARAGALTGEGLVGLSAFAMKEDKENARPKEKRGAPVTPTGSVGAAAGAVAADAKAGGEPDRLERPKDKKEILSKVVIRRLPPSLTKEQLEEHLQPLPEHDYFEFFANDSSLYPHMFSRAYINFKNQEDIVLFRDRFDGYVFVDHKGLEYPAVVEFAPFQKAAKKKSKKKDAKAGTIEDDPEYKKFLENYSADDEKLTSTPETLLEEIEARNKELIAKKTTPLLNFLKNKQRLREEKREERRRRELERKRQREEERRKWKEEERRKRKEAEKTKKVERCPEKERDKSKDEPKIKKPEKDERDFEKKEKAKKPEKESLREEKPASATSSMPARRSDGEAKEEKSKKLEDDCGKDYREREREYDRDREYERMQRERDKLRRQEEERRRQKERFEKEKVFRRKEEDVKRERDSLREKGKRAELAEYMGNAEKSEKVTKEEKKEDMAKRDRIRNKDRPAMQLYQPGARNRSRLSGYDESSAKSPDQGVDKKQECETSNTKEE; the protein is encoded by the exons atgctgctgccgccgccgccggcgtCCCGCTCTCCCCCTCCCGTTCCTGCGAGAGCAGCGGCGGCCAATGGGCGCGCGGATCTGGCGAGGCGCGGGCGGAGGGAGGCATCGGCGGCGCGGGCGGGGGCGTTGACGGGCGAAGGCCTGGTGGGGCTCTCCGCATTCGCAATGAAGGAAGACAAGGAGAACGCGCGGCCGAAGGAGAAGCGCGGGGCTCCCGTCACCCCGACCGGCAGCGTGGGAGCAGCGGCGGGGGCGGTGGCAGCGGACGCCAAGGCGGGAGGCGAACCGGACAGGCTGGAGCGTCCGAAGGACAAGAAAGAGATCCTGAGCAAG GTAGTGATTCGACGCCTGCCTCCCAGCTTGACCAAGGAACAGCTTGAAGAACATCTCCAACCTTTGCCTGAACATGACTATTTTGAATTCTTTGCTAATGACTCCAG TTTGTACCCTCACATGTTTTCCAGAGCATACATCAACTTTAAAAACCAAGAAGACATTGTTCTGTTCAGGGATCGCTTTGATGGTTATGTTTTTGTTGATCACAAAG GTCTAGAATATCCTGCCGTAGTGGAATTTGCGCCGTTTCAAAAAGCAGCCAAAAAGAAGAGTAAGAAAAAGGATGCCAAAGCTGGAACCATTGAAGATG ATCCAGAATATAAGAAGTTTTTGGAAAACTATAGTGCTGATGATGAGAAATTAACATCCACCCCTGAGACATTGCTGGAGGAAATAGAAGCAAGAAACAAAGAATTAATAG CAAAAAAAACAACTCCTCTGTTGAACTTCTTGAAGAATAAACAG CGGCTTAGAGAAGAAAAacgagaggagaggaggaggagagaactaGAGAGGAAAAGACAacgagaagaagaaagaagaaaatggaaagaggaagaaagaaggaaaaggaaagaagcagaaaaaacaaagaaagtggAGCGATGCCCAGAAAAAGAAAGGGACAAATCAAAGGATGAACCAAAGATTAAG AAGCCAGAAAAAGATGAAAGAgactttgaaaagaaagaaaaggccaaGAAACCGGAGAAAGAGAGCCTGAGGGAGGAAAAGCCAGCAAGTGCAACCAGCAGTATGCCAGCCAGGCGCTCCGATGGGGAGGCGAAGGAGGAGAAGTCCAAAAA ATTGGAAGATGACTGTGGAAAAGactatagagaaagagagagagaatatgaccGAGACAGAGAGTATGAGagaatgcaaagagaaagagacaaaCTCCGACGccaagaagaagagagaaggagGCAGAAAGAGCGCTTCGAGAAAGAGAAGGTTTTtagaagaaaggaggaagatgTGAAAAGGGAAAGAGACTCATTGCGAGAGAAAGGGAAGAGAGCTGAATTGGCAGAGTACATGGGCAATGCAGAAAAATCTGAGAAAGTAACCaaagaggagaaaaaagaagATATGGCTAAGAGGGATCGCATTAGAAACAAG GATCGCCCAGCCATGCAGCTCTACCAGCCAGGAGCTCGGAATCGAAGTCGTTTGTCAGGCTATGATGAAAGCTCTGCAAAGTCACCCGATCAAGGAGTGGATAAGAAACAGGAGTGCGAGACCAGTAACACAAAAGAAGAGTGA
- the UPF3B gene encoding regulator of nonsense transcripts 3B isoform X1 translates to MLLPPPPASRSPPPVPARAAAANGRADLARRGRREASAARAGALTGEGLVGLSAFAMKEDKENARPKEKRGAPVTPTGSVGAAAGAVAADAKAGGEPDRLERPKDKKEILSKVVIRRLPPSLTKEQLEEHLQPLPEHDYFEFFANDSSLYPHMFSRAYINFKNQEDIVLFRDRFDGYVFVDHKGLEYPAVVEFAPFQKAAKKKSKKKDAKAGTIEDDPEYKKFLENYSADDEKLTSTPETLLEEIEARNKELIAKKTTPLLNFLKNKQRLREEKREERRRRELERKRQREEERRKWKEEERRKRKEAEKTKKVERCPEKERDKSKDEPKIKLLKKPEKDERDFEKKEKAKKPEKESLREEKPASATSSMPARRSDGEAKEEKSKKLEDDCGKDYREREREYDRDREYERMQRERDKLRRQEEERRRQKERFEKEKVFRRKEEDVKRERDSLREKGKRAELAEYMGNAEKSEKVTKEEKKEDMAKRDRIRNKDRPAMQLYQPGARNRSRLSGYDESSAKSPDQGVDKKQECETSNTKEE, encoded by the exons atgctgctgccgccgccgccggcgtCCCGCTCTCCCCCTCCCGTTCCTGCGAGAGCAGCGGCGGCCAATGGGCGCGCGGATCTGGCGAGGCGCGGGCGGAGGGAGGCATCGGCGGCGCGGGCGGGGGCGTTGACGGGCGAAGGCCTGGTGGGGCTCTCCGCATTCGCAATGAAGGAAGACAAGGAGAACGCGCGGCCGAAGGAGAAGCGCGGGGCTCCCGTCACCCCGACCGGCAGCGTGGGAGCAGCGGCGGGGGCGGTGGCAGCGGACGCCAAGGCGGGAGGCGAACCGGACAGGCTGGAGCGTCCGAAGGACAAGAAAGAGATCCTGAGCAAG GTAGTGATTCGACGCCTGCCTCCCAGCTTGACCAAGGAACAGCTTGAAGAACATCTCCAACCTTTGCCTGAACATGACTATTTTGAATTCTTTGCTAATGACTCCAG TTTGTACCCTCACATGTTTTCCAGAGCATACATCAACTTTAAAAACCAAGAAGACATTGTTCTGTTCAGGGATCGCTTTGATGGTTATGTTTTTGTTGATCACAAAG GTCTAGAATATCCTGCCGTAGTGGAATTTGCGCCGTTTCAAAAAGCAGCCAAAAAGAAGAGTAAGAAAAAGGATGCCAAAGCTGGAACCATTGAAGATG ATCCAGAATATAAGAAGTTTTTGGAAAACTATAGTGCTGATGATGAGAAATTAACATCCACCCCTGAGACATTGCTGGAGGAAATAGAAGCAAGAAACAAAGAATTAATAG CAAAAAAAACAACTCCTCTGTTGAACTTCTTGAAGAATAAACAG CGGCTTAGAGAAGAAAAacgagaggagaggaggaggagagaactaGAGAGGAAAAGACAacgagaagaagaaagaagaaaatggaaagaggaagaaagaaggaaaaggaaagaagcagaaaaaacaaagaaagtggAGCGATGCCCAGAAAAAGAAAGGGACAAATCAAAGGATGAACCAAAGATTAAG CTACTTAAGAAGCCAGAAAAAGATGAAAGAgactttgaaaagaaagaaaaggccaaGAAACCGGAGAAAGAGAGCCTGAGGGAGGAAAAGCCAGCAAGTGCAACCAGCAGTATGCCAGCCAGGCGCTCCGATGGGGAGGCGAAGGAGGAGAAGTCCAAAAA ATTGGAAGATGACTGTGGAAAAGactatagagaaagagagagagaatatgaccGAGACAGAGAGTATGAGagaatgcaaagagaaagagacaaaCTCCGACGccaagaagaagagagaaggagGCAGAAAGAGCGCTTCGAGAAAGAGAAGGTTTTtagaagaaaggaggaagatgTGAAAAGGGAAAGAGACTCATTGCGAGAGAAAGGGAAGAGAGCTGAATTGGCAGAGTACATGGGCAATGCAGAAAAATCTGAGAAAGTAACCaaagaggagaaaaaagaagATATGGCTAAGAGGGATCGCATTAGAAACAAG GATCGCCCAGCCATGCAGCTCTACCAGCCAGGAGCTCGGAATCGAAGTCGTTTGTCAGGCTATGATGAAAGCTCTGCAAAGTCACCCGATCAAGGAGTGGATAAGAAACAGGAGTGCGAGACCAGTAACACAAAAGAAGAGTGA
- the RPL39 gene encoding 60S ribosomal protein L39, producing MYPRGHLEPFPDAASFPHQPLRRFLFLFSFVAIVVSGCWCFSMSSHKTFKIKRFLAKKQKQNRPIPQWIRMKTGNKIRYNSKRRHWRRTKLGL from the exons ATGTACCCTAGGGGCCATCTAGAACCGTTTCCTGACGCCGCCTCTTtcccccatcagcctctgcgtcgcttcctcttcctcttttcgTTTGTAGCCATTGTGGTGAGCGGTTGTTGGTGCTTCAGTATG TCTTCCCACAAAACTTTCAAGATCAAGCGGTTTCTTgctaagaagcagaagcagaaccgGCCCATTCCGCAATGGATCCGCATGAAAACTGGCAATAAAATCAG GTACAACTCCAAAAGGAGACACTGGAGGAGGACCAAGCTCGGCCTGTAA
- the UPF3B gene encoding regulator of nonsense transcripts 3B isoform X3 → MLLPPPPASRSPPPVPARAAAANGRADLARRGRREASAARAGALTGEGLVGLSAFAMKEDKENARPKEKRGAPVTPTGSVGAAAGAVAADAKAGGEPDRLERPKDKKEILSKVVIRRLPPSLTKEQLEEHLQPLPEHDYFEFFANDSSLYPHMFSRAYINFKNQEDIVLFRDRFDGYVFVDHKGLEYPAVVEFAPFQKAAKKKSKKKDAKAGTIEDDPEYKKFLENYSADDEKLTSTPETLLEEIEARNKELIAKKTTPLLNFLKNKQRLREEKREERRRRELERKRQREEERRKWKEEERRKRKEAEKTKKVERCPEKERDKSKDEPKIKLLKKPEKDERDFEKKEKAKKPEKESLREEKPASATSSMPARRSDGEAKEEKSKKIAQPCSSTSQELGIEVVCQAMMKALQSHPIKEWIRNRSARPVTQKKSDMCCASSLT, encoded by the exons atgctgctgccgccgccgccggcgtCCCGCTCTCCCCCTCCCGTTCCTGCGAGAGCAGCGGCGGCCAATGGGCGCGCGGATCTGGCGAGGCGCGGGCGGAGGGAGGCATCGGCGGCGCGGGCGGGGGCGTTGACGGGCGAAGGCCTGGTGGGGCTCTCCGCATTCGCAATGAAGGAAGACAAGGAGAACGCGCGGCCGAAGGAGAAGCGCGGGGCTCCCGTCACCCCGACCGGCAGCGTGGGAGCAGCGGCGGGGGCGGTGGCAGCGGACGCCAAGGCGGGAGGCGAACCGGACAGGCTGGAGCGTCCGAAGGACAAGAAAGAGATCCTGAGCAAG GTAGTGATTCGACGCCTGCCTCCCAGCTTGACCAAGGAACAGCTTGAAGAACATCTCCAACCTTTGCCTGAACATGACTATTTTGAATTCTTTGCTAATGACTCCAG TTTGTACCCTCACATGTTTTCCAGAGCATACATCAACTTTAAAAACCAAGAAGACATTGTTCTGTTCAGGGATCGCTTTGATGGTTATGTTTTTGTTGATCACAAAG GTCTAGAATATCCTGCCGTAGTGGAATTTGCGCCGTTTCAAAAAGCAGCCAAAAAGAAGAGTAAGAAAAAGGATGCCAAAGCTGGAACCATTGAAGATG ATCCAGAATATAAGAAGTTTTTGGAAAACTATAGTGCTGATGATGAGAAATTAACATCCACCCCTGAGACATTGCTGGAGGAAATAGAAGCAAGAAACAAAGAATTAATAG CAAAAAAAACAACTCCTCTGTTGAACTTCTTGAAGAATAAACAG CGGCTTAGAGAAGAAAAacgagaggagaggaggaggagagaactaGAGAGGAAAAGACAacgagaagaagaaagaagaaaatggaaagaggaagaaagaaggaaaaggaaagaagcagaaaaaacaaagaaagtggAGCGATGCCCAGAAAAAGAAAGGGACAAATCAAAGGATGAACCAAAGATTAAG CTACTTAAGAAGCCAGAAAAAGATGAAAGAgactttgaaaagaaagaaaaggccaaGAAACCGGAGAAAGAGAGCCTGAGGGAGGAAAAGCCAGCAAGTGCAACCAGCAGTATGCCAGCCAGGCGCTCCGATGGGGAGGCGAAGGAGGAGAAGTCCAAAAA GATCGCCCAGCCATGCAGCTCTACCAGCCAGGAGCTCGGAATCGAAGTCGTTTGTCAGGCTATGATGAAAGCTCTGCAAAGTCACCCGATCAAGGAGTGGATAAGAAACAGGAGTGCGAGACCAGTAACACAAAAGAAGAGTGACATGTGTTGTGCTTCCTCACTGACCTAG
- the SOWAHD gene encoding ankyrin repeat domain-containing protein SOWAHD, with the protein MAEKQREDGLEEGQQVLPGFKPCMQEDATRARPQTAVGSQSPRPSSRAESLILRRGQLLSNFSRSMNRSSRRSGNWATGVDTARLSIGYGSTRRKGLKDKLFQSSQAKPMWVTASHQESVVLDTQPDQEPLMDGNNDDLSLALDPVEHEWMLTVAQGDAESILNLLTKDPSLLSRRDFVTGFSVLHWLAKHGRHEDLIEVISFAERNCYPFDVNMPSASGRLTPLHLAALQGHEMVIKVLVGAYGANTSLRDHNGRKAWQYLREDASRELKELSGACEEDLAQLGTGNANNNCAPSARGGIGMFKGDSKEARGRGHSQRVTPRLSYFRNKFRQAIAFFQER; encoded by the coding sequence ATGGCAGAAAAACAAAGGGAAGATGGCTTGGAAGAGGGACAACAGGTGCTTCCAGGTTTTAAGCCATGCATGCAGGAAGACGCCACCCGTGCTCGGCCGCAGACTGCTGTTGGCAGCCAGTCTCCCAGGCCCAGCAGCCGGGCTGAAAGCTTAATTCTCCGACGAGGACAGTTGTTGTCCAACTTCAGCAGAAGCATGAACAGGTCGAGCAGGCGTTCGGGAAACTGGGCAACGGGGGTGGACACAGCCAGACTATCAATAGGTTATGGTAGCACGAGAAGGAAGGGACTGAAGGATAAGCTCTTCCAAAGCAGCCAGGCCAAACCCATGTGGGTGACAGCTTCCCATCAGGAGAGCGTTGTGCTGGACACCCAACCAGATCAGGAACCTCTCATGGATGGGAACAATGATGACTTGTCCTTAGCTCTGGATCCAGTGGAGCACGAGTGGATGTTGACTGTCGCCCAAGGAGACGCAGAGAGCATCCTCAACTTACTGACCAAGGACCCCAGCCTTCTCTCCAGGAGAGACTTTGTGACAGgcttctctgtcctccactggCTGGCCAAACATGGCCGCCATGAAGACTTGATTGAGGTGATTTCTTTTGCGGAAAGGAATTGCTACCCATTTGATGTCAACATGCCCTCAGCCAGTGGCAGACTAACCCCTTTGCACCTAGCCGCCCTCCAAGGCCATGAGATGGTCATCAAAGTGCTGGTGGGAGCCTACGGAGCCAATACAAGCCTTCGGGACCACAACGGCCGCAAGGCGTGGCAGTACCTCCGAGAAGATGCTTCCAGAGAGTTAAAGGAGCTCTCGGGGGCTTGCGAGGAAGACCTGGCCCAGCTAGGAACTGGAAACGCCAACAACAACTGTGCTCCATCAGCGCGAGGTGGAATTGGCATGTTCAAGGGGGACAGCAAGGAAGCCAGGGGCAGAGGACACAGCCAGAGGGTCACGCCCAGACTGTCTTATTTCAGGAACAAGTTCAGACAAGCCATTGCGTTCTTCCAAGAGCGTTAG